One stretch of Corynebacterium callunae DSM 20147 DNA includes these proteins:
- a CDS encoding carbonic anhydrase — protein MPLRNVERTPSAVWTALAAGNERFMNFNEDRPNQDAPRRRELRDGQKPAAVVISCSDSRVPVELIFDVGLGDLFVVRTAGEILDQAVFASIEYAIESIGVPLVIVMGHESCGAVAATASALDGGAIPGGYQRVLVEKVAPSILEAKADGKTSIEDFEKHHVVATVNQILSRSPEIHDKVNAGKVGIIGLRYQLSDGKTMPVISRNVGLD, from the coding sequence ATGCCTTTGAGAAATGTTGAGAGAACCCCTTCTGCTGTGTGGACGGCACTTGCTGCCGGTAATGAGCGCTTTATGAACTTCAACGAGGACCGTCCTAACCAGGATGCACCTCGTCGCCGTGAGCTTCGTGATGGCCAAAAGCCCGCTGCAGTTGTCATTTCCTGCTCTGATTCCCGCGTGCCCGTTGAGCTGATTTTTGACGTTGGACTCGGTGATCTTTTTGTGGTTCGTACCGCCGGTGAAATTTTGGACCAGGCAGTGTTTGCCTCCATCGAATACGCCATTGAATCCATTGGTGTGCCACTGGTTATCGTCATGGGTCACGAATCCTGTGGTGCGGTCGCTGCTACTGCCAGCGCTCTTGATGGTGGTGCAATCCCTGGTGGTTACCAGCGCGTATTGGTAGAAAAGGTAGCTCCTTCCATTCTTGAGGCCAAGGCTGATGGCAAAACCAGCATTGAAGATTTTGAAAAGCACCATGTAGTAGCAACGGTGAACCAGATTCTTTCTCGTTCCCCTGAGATTCACGATAAGGTCAACGCTGGCAAGGTGGGCATTATCGGCCTGCGCTACCAGCTTTCCGATGGCAAGACCATGCCGG
- a CDS encoding HhH-GPD family protein — protein sequence MSYKPLHTALLTWFRSNARELAWRNPNTSAWGILISEVMSQQTPVARVEPIWLEWLKKWPTPVDFAAASTDEVLRAWGKLGYPRRALRLKECAQVIVDKHGGEVPDSVEELLALPGIGDYTARAVAAFHFGQRVPVVDTNVRRVYQRAINGRYLAGPAKKQELVDVELLLPEKDAPEFSAALMELGALVCTATSPKCGSCPLVELCQWQKLGCPSPSEEELASAKKRVQKFVGTDRQVRGLIMDVLRGADAPVPLSAIDVVWPDAAQRSRALYSLLQDGLAEQDDQGYFHLPR from the coding sequence ATGTCATATAAACCACTGCACACAGCCCTTTTAACCTGGTTTCGCAGCAATGCGCGCGAGCTAGCCTGGAGAAATCCCAACACCAGCGCCTGGGGAATTCTCATTTCTGAGGTGATGAGCCAACAAACTCCCGTTGCCCGTGTGGAACCAATTTGGTTGGAATGGCTCAAAAAATGGCCCACCCCTGTGGATTTTGCTGCTGCCTCCACCGATGAAGTGCTGCGTGCCTGGGGCAAGTTGGGTTACCCCAGACGAGCCTTGCGTTTGAAGGAGTGCGCGCAAGTGATCGTCGACAAGCATGGTGGTGAGGTCCCGGATTCGGTGGAGGAACTGCTGGCGTTGCCGGGAATTGGTGATTACACCGCGCGGGCGGTGGCGGCTTTTCATTTTGGGCAGCGTGTACCGGTGGTTGATACCAACGTGCGTCGCGTGTATCAGCGCGCCATAAATGGGCGCTACCTTGCCGGTCCGGCGAAAAAACAGGAGCTTGTCGACGTCGAGTTGCTGCTTCCGGAAAAAGACGCCCCCGAATTTTCCGCAGCGTTGATGGAATTGGGTGCTTTGGTATGCACTGCAACCTCGCCTAAATGTGGCAGCTGCCCTTTGGTGGAGCTGTGCCAATGGCAAAAATTGGGATGTCCCAGCCCCAGTGAAGAAGAATTGGCATCCGCTAAAAAGCGGGTGCAGAAGTTTGTGGGGACTGATCGCCAAGTGCGTGGTTTGATCATGGATGTACTACGCGGGGCAGATGCACCAGTACCACTTTCAGCAATTGATGTGGTGTGGCCGGATGCTGCCCAACGCTCCCGCGCGCTTTATTCCCTGCTCCAGGATGGACTTGCCGAGCAAGATGATCAGGGTTATTTCCACCTGCCGCGGTAG
- a CDS encoding DUF4236 domain-containing protein — protein MGLNYRKVIKTGKDSWINVSKSGVSGSKRIGPVTFNTRGGITVKLPGGFTYRGRWK, from the coding sequence ATGGGATTAAATTATCGAAAAGTAATTAAGACCGGAAAAGACAGCTGGATTAATGTCTCCAAGTCCGGAGTATCTGGTTCCAAGAGGATCGGGCCGGTTACCTTTAATACTCGCGGTGGCATCACCGTGAAGCTTCCCGGTGGATTCACCTACCGCGGCAGGTGGAAATAA
- a CDS encoding ATP-dependent Clp protease ATP-binding subunit has translation MFERFTDRARRVIVLAQEEARMLNHNYIGTEHILLGLIHEGEGVAAKALESMGISLDAVRQEVEEIIGHGTQPTTGHIPFTPRAKKVLELSLREGLQMGHKYIGTEFLLLGLIREGEGVAAQVLVKLGADLPRVRQQVIQLLSGYEGGQGGSPEAGQSAPGAGDAVGAGAAPGGRPTSGGVGERSTSLVLDQFGRNLTQAAKDGKLDPVVGRDKEIERIMQVLSRRTKNNPVLIGEPGVGKTAVVEGLALDIVNGKVPETLKDKQVYSLDLGSLVAGSRYRGDFEERLKKVLKEINQRGDIILFIDEIHTLVGAGAAEGAIDAASLLKPKLARGELQTIGATTLDEYRKHIEKDAALERRFQPVQVPEPSVELTIEILKGLRDRYEAHHRVSITDGALAAAAQLADRYINDRFLPDKAVDLIDEAGARMRIKRMTAPESLREVDERIADVRREKEAAIDAQDFEKAAGLRDKERKLGEERAEKEKQWRSGDLEEIAEVGEEQIAEVLANWTGIPVFKLTEAESSRLLNMEEELHKRIIGQNDAVKAVARAIRRTRAGLKDPKRPSGSFIFAGPSGVGKTELSKALAGFLFGDDDALIQIDMGEFHDRFTASRLFGAPPGYVGYEEGGQLTEKVRRKPFSVVLFDEIEKAHKEIYNTLLQVLEDGRLTDGQGRVVDFKNTVLIFTSNLGTSDISKAVGLGFSGSTATDTEAQYDRMKNKVNDELKKHFRPEFLNRIDEIVVFHQLTKDQIIQMVDLLIGRVSKALADKDMSIELSDKAKALLATRGFDPVLGARPLRRTIQREIEDQMSEKILFGEIGAGEIVSVDVEGWDGESKDTDKAKFTFTPRPKPLPEGKFSEISVEAAEAIKDVDSAADGDVPETDSLDGIDIDQLEKLDADAEQGTDIDRGSNDFYGTDGQSGGAAPQREQ, from the coding sequence ATGTTCGAGAGGTTTACCGATCGTGCACGCCGCGTGATTGTGCTCGCGCAAGAAGAGGCGCGCATGCTCAACCACAATTACATTGGCACCGAGCACATTCTGCTCGGCCTCATCCACGAGGGTGAGGGTGTAGCCGCTAAGGCTTTGGAGTCCATGGGTATTTCCCTGGACGCTGTTAGGCAAGAAGTTGAAGAGATCATTGGACACGGCACTCAGCCAACCACTGGTCATATTCCTTTTACTCCCCGCGCTAAGAAGGTTTTGGAGCTCAGCCTCCGCGAAGGTCTGCAGATGGGACACAAGTACATCGGTACTGAGTTCCTTTTGCTCGGCCTGATTCGTGAGGGCGAGGGCGTCGCTGCTCAGGTTTTGGTCAAGCTTGGTGCTGATCTGCCTCGCGTACGCCAGCAGGTTATTCAGTTGCTTTCCGGTTATGAAGGCGGTCAGGGTGGTTCCCCTGAGGCCGGCCAGAGCGCTCCAGGTGCTGGAGATGCCGTTGGTGCAGGTGCTGCTCCTGGTGGTCGTCCTACCTCCGGTGGTGTGGGCGAGCGCTCTACTTCACTAGTGTTGGATCAGTTTGGTCGTAACCTGACCCAGGCTGCCAAGGATGGCAAGCTGGATCCAGTTGTTGGTCGCGATAAGGAAATTGAGCGCATTATGCAGGTGCTCTCCCGTCGTACCAAGAACAACCCAGTGCTTATTGGTGAGCCTGGCGTTGGTAAGACCGCCGTTGTTGAGGGTCTGGCATTAGATATCGTTAATGGCAAGGTTCCTGAGACCTTGAAGGACAAGCAGGTTTATTCTCTAGACCTCGGTTCTTTGGTTGCAGGTTCCCGTTACCGTGGTGACTTCGAAGAGCGCCTGAAGAAGGTTCTTAAGGAGATCAACCAGCGCGGTGACATCATCCTCTTTATCGATGAGATCCACACCTTGGTTGGTGCTGGTGCAGCTGAGGGTGCAATTGACGCCGCTTCTTTGCTGAAGCCAAAGCTGGCTCGTGGTGAGCTGCAGACCATCGGTGCTACCACTCTTGATGAGTACCGTAAGCACATCGAAAAGGATGCGGCCCTTGAGCGTCGTTTCCAGCCAGTTCAGGTTCCTGAGCCTTCTGTTGAGCTGACCATTGAGATCCTTAAGGGTCTGCGCGATCGTTATGAGGCACACCACCGTGTCTCCATTACCGATGGCGCGCTGGCTGCTGCAGCTCAGCTTGCTGATCGTTATATTAATGACCGCTTCTTGCCAGATAAGGCCGTTGACCTTATCGATGAAGCAGGTGCACGCATGCGCATTAAGCGTATGACTGCTCCTGAGTCTCTGCGCGAAGTTGATGAGCGCATTGCTGATGTCCGTCGTGAGAAGGAAGCAGCAATTGATGCTCAGGACTTCGAAAAGGCAGCTGGCCTGCGCGATAAGGAGCGCAAGCTAGGCGAAGAGCGCGCTGAGAAGGAAAAGCAATGGCGTTCTGGTGATCTTGAAGAGATCGCAGAAGTCGGCGAAGAGCAGATCGCAGAAGTTCTGGCCAACTGGACCGGTATTCCTGTCTTCAAGCTCACCGAGGCTGAGTCCTCCCGCCTGCTCAACATGGAAGAGGAGCTGCACAAGCGCATCATCGGTCAAAATGATGCAGTTAAGGCAGTGGCTCGTGCAATCCGTCGTACCCGTGCAGGCCTGAAGGATCCTAAGCGTCCTTCCGGTTCCTTCATCTTCGCTGGTCCTTCCGGTGTTGGTAAGACGGAGCTGTCCAAGGCTTTGGCTGGCTTCCTCTTCGGTGACGATGATGCCCTCATCCAGATCGACATGGGCGAGTTCCACGACCGCTTCACCGCGTCTCGACTCTTCGGTGCCCCTCCGGGATACGTTGGCTATGAAGAAGGTGGCCAGCTGACTGAGAAGGTTCGCCGCAAGCCATTCTCTGTGGTGCTTTTCGACGAAATCGAGAAGGCTCACAAGGAGATCTACAACACCTTGCTGCAGGTGCTAGAAGATGGACGTCTGACCGACGGCCAGGGTCGCGTAGTGGACTTCAAGAATACTGTTCTTATCTTCACCTCCAACCTGGGTACCTCTGATATCTCCAAGGCTGTGGGCTTGGGCTTCTCCGGTTCTACCGCTACCGATACGGAAGCACAGTATGACCGCATGAAGAACAAGGTCAACGATGAGCTAAAGAAGCACTTCCGCCCTGAGTTCCTGAACCGTATTGATGAGATCGTGGTCTTCCACCAGCTCACCAAGGATCAGATCATTCAGATGGTGGATCTGCTTATCGGCCGTGTCTCCAAGGCTCTTGCTGACAAGGATATGAGCATCGAGCTTTCCGATAAGGCTAAGGCTTTGCTGGCAACTCGTGGCTTTGATCCAGTACTGGGTGCACGTCCATTGCGTCGTACCATTCAGCGGGAGATCGAGGACCAGATGTCTGAGAAGATCCTCTTTGGTGAAATCGGTGCCGGCGAGATCGTCAGCGTGGATGTTGAAGGCTGGGATGGCGAGTCCAAGGATACGGACAAGGCCAAGTTCACCTTCACCCCTCGCCCAAAGCCACTGCCAGAGGGTAAGTTCTCGGAGATCTCCGTGGAAGCAGCAGAAGCTATTAAAGATGTAGATTCTGCAGCCGACGGCGACGTTCCAGAGACTGATTCCCTGGATGGCATTGACATCGATCAGCTTGAAAAGCTCGATGCTGATGCTGAGCAGGGCACTGATATCGACCGTGGATCCAATGATTTCTACGGCACCGACGGTCAGTCCGGTGGCGCAGCGCCACAGCGCGAGCAGTAA